From Mustelus asterias chromosome 19, sMusAst1.hap1.1, whole genome shotgun sequence, one genomic window encodes:
- the tmem209 gene encoding transmembrane protein 209 isoform X1, which translates to MNPVGNGVSGTALIDCTIQMRKEAQARKVMLVWGLLNVGLAGMVYMEMTGKLLSKFYNINYWPLWYIELVLVTLFCLNALFDFWCYFRSAVVPANLVMTPQQQTLLGMMNPAILTTPQQKPATASTPKSSSPGVAQGQSVLSYSPQRPLGSCPKFSPSCMTGFSPTMQTPSPPGSGSFPSSVVYSPGSSFNTGSPFSPVQNSCLYSNNAGNPECSSLRSRYRSAPSVYSAPLTRDECVTDMKSLENFLRSEEEKHGRSQLGSPECTPSSNSPTSFWNYSRTTGDYAQSLRKFQYQLASRSQAPSAHKDDTDLGSKLLAEEVWIRLNMNRQQLDLLDSWTANLRNWINETILNRLVKEIDNVNTQLRRLGCPELQVGETSISSLRQAALVRAPQIPTLNIVVQYLDITSNQEYLVERIKELAHGGCMSSFRWNGGGESKSRKWDTDLPTDSAVIMHMFCTYLDSRLPPHPKYPDGKTFTSQHFIQAPDKPDTTNEHLFCIHQSNINPPHYQLIYQGQLYNLPKDRSNMFHTIMMFLYIIKMKESGMLGRVNLGLSGVNVLWIFGE; encoded by the exons ATGAACCCAGTGGGTAATGGGGTATCTGGCACTGCCCTCATTGACTGCACCATACAAATGAGGAAAGAAGCGCAAGCCAGAAAGGTGATGCTGGTCTGGGGCTTGCTCAACGTCGGGCTCGCTGGGATGGTCTATATGGAAAT GACAGGCAAATTGCTGAGCAAATTCTACAACATCAACTATTGGCCCCTGTGGTATATAG AGCTTGTGCTGGTCACCTTGTTTTGCCTGAATGCTTTGTTTGATTTCTGGTGTTACTTCAGGAGCGCAGTGGTTCCAGCCAACCTAGTGATGACCCCACAGCAGCAAACCCTGCTGGGAATGATGAACCCAG CGATACTGACCACCCCGCAGCAGAAACCGGCCACCGCATCCACCCCCAAGAGCTCCTCGCCGGGCGTTGCACAGGGACAGAGCGTCTTGTCTTACAGCCCTCAGCGCCCACTTGGCTCCTGCCCCAAGTTCAGCCCCAGCTGCATGACAGGATTTAGCCCAACCATGCAGACGCCTTCTCCACCGGGGAGCGGATCTTTCCCATCCTCAGTGGTGTACTCTCCTGGCAGCAGCTTCAATACG GGCTCCCCTTTCAGCCCTGTTCAGAATTCATGTTTGTACAGCAACAATGCCGGGAATCCAGAATGTTCCAGCCTGAGATCTCGTTACCGATCTGCCCCTTCTGTGTACAGTGCACCCCTCACACGAGATGAGTGCGTGACTGATATGAAATCTCTGGAGAACTTCCTTCGCTCTGAAGAGGAGAAGCACGGTCGCAGTCAGCTGG gAAGCCCTGAATGTACACCCAGCAGCAACAGTCCTACCTCCTTTTGGAACTACAGCCGCACCACAGGAGACTACGCACAGTCACTGCGCAAGTTCCAGTATCAGCTCGCCAGTCGTTCCCAGGCCCCGTCGGCCCATAAGGATGACACTGATCTGGGCTCCAAACTGCTTGCAGAAGAG GTGTGGATCAGGCTGAATATGAATCGACAGCAGTTAGACCTTCTCGATTCCTGGACAGCAAACCTGAGGAAT TGGATCAACGAGACCATTTTGAATCGTTTGGTCAAAGAGATTGATAATGTGAACACACAGCTAAGGAGACTGGGGTGTCCGGAGCTGCAAGTGGGAG AGACCAGTATCAGCAGCCTAAGGCAAGCGGCTCTAGTCCGAGCTCCCCAGATTCCAACGCTGAATATAGTTGTCCAATATTTGGACATCACTTCAAACCAGGAGTACCTGGTGGAGAGGATCAAAG AGCTTGCCCACGGAGGTTGTATGAGCTCCTTCCGGTGGAATGGAGGTGGAGAGTCCAAGTCCAGGAAATGGGATACTGACCTCCCCACAGATTCTGCG gttaTAATGCATATGTTCTGCACTTACCTTGACTCCAGGTTGCCTCCACACCCCAAGTATCCTGATGGGAAAACATTCACCTCCCAACATTTCATTCAAGCTCCGGATAAACCAG ACACCACGAATGAGCATTTGTTCTGTATTCACCAAAGCAACATCAATCCCCCACACTACCAGCTCATCTACCAAGGGCAGCTGTATAATTTGCCAAAG GACAGGAGCAACATGTTCCACACTATCATGATGTTTTTGTACATAATCAAAATGAAGGAGTCAGGAATGCTGGG GAGGGTGAATCTGGGCTTGTCTGGAGTGAATGTTCTGTGGATTTTTGGAGAATAA
- the tmem209 gene encoding transmembrane protein 209 isoform X2, with amino-acid sequence MTPQQQTLLGMMNPAILTTPQQKPATASTPKSSSPGVAQGQSVLSYSPQRPLGSCPKFSPSCMTGFSPTMQTPSPPGSGSFPSSVVYSPGSSFNTGSPFSPVQNSCLYSNNAGNPECSSLRSRYRSAPSVYSAPLTRDECVTDMKSLENFLRSEEEKHGRSQLGSPECTPSSNSPTSFWNYSRTTGDYAQSLRKFQYQLASRSQAPSAHKDDTDLGSKLLAEEVWIRLNMNRQQLDLLDSWTANLRNWINETILNRLVKEIDNVNTQLRRLGCPELQVGETSISSLRQAALVRAPQIPTLNIVVQYLDITSNQEYLVERIKELAHGGCMSSFRWNGGGESKSRKWDTDLPTDSAVIMHMFCTYLDSRLPPHPKYPDGKTFTSQHFIQAPDKPDTTNEHLFCIHQSNINPPHYQLIYQGQLYNLPKDRSNMFHTIMMFLYIIKMKESGMLGRVNLGLSGVNVLWIFGE; translated from the exons ATGACCCCACAGCAGCAAACCCTGCTGGGAATGATGAACCCAG CGATACTGACCACCCCGCAGCAGAAACCGGCCACCGCATCCACCCCCAAGAGCTCCTCGCCGGGCGTTGCACAGGGACAGAGCGTCTTGTCTTACAGCCCTCAGCGCCCACTTGGCTCCTGCCCCAAGTTCAGCCCCAGCTGCATGACAGGATTTAGCCCAACCATGCAGACGCCTTCTCCACCGGGGAGCGGATCTTTCCCATCCTCAGTGGTGTACTCTCCTGGCAGCAGCTTCAATACG GGCTCCCCTTTCAGCCCTGTTCAGAATTCATGTTTGTACAGCAACAATGCCGGGAATCCAGAATGTTCCAGCCTGAGATCTCGTTACCGATCTGCCCCTTCTGTGTACAGTGCACCCCTCACACGAGATGAGTGCGTGACTGATATGAAATCTCTGGAGAACTTCCTTCGCTCTGAAGAGGAGAAGCACGGTCGCAGTCAGCTGG gAAGCCCTGAATGTACACCCAGCAGCAACAGTCCTACCTCCTTTTGGAACTACAGCCGCACCACAGGAGACTACGCACAGTCACTGCGCAAGTTCCAGTATCAGCTCGCCAGTCGTTCCCAGGCCCCGTCGGCCCATAAGGATGACACTGATCTGGGCTCCAAACTGCTTGCAGAAGAG GTGTGGATCAGGCTGAATATGAATCGACAGCAGTTAGACCTTCTCGATTCCTGGACAGCAAACCTGAGGAAT TGGATCAACGAGACCATTTTGAATCGTTTGGTCAAAGAGATTGATAATGTGAACACACAGCTAAGGAGACTGGGGTGTCCGGAGCTGCAAGTGGGAG AGACCAGTATCAGCAGCCTAAGGCAAGCGGCTCTAGTCCGAGCTCCCCAGATTCCAACGCTGAATATAGTTGTCCAATATTTGGACATCACTTCAAACCAGGAGTACCTGGTGGAGAGGATCAAAG AGCTTGCCCACGGAGGTTGTATGAGCTCCTTCCGGTGGAATGGAGGTGGAGAGTCCAAGTCCAGGAAATGGGATACTGACCTCCCCACAGATTCTGCG gttaTAATGCATATGTTCTGCACTTACCTTGACTCCAGGTTGCCTCCACACCCCAAGTATCCTGATGGGAAAACATTCACCTCCCAACATTTCATTCAAGCTCCGGATAAACCAG ACACCACGAATGAGCATTTGTTCTGTATTCACCAAAGCAACATCAATCCCCCACACTACCAGCTCATCTACCAAGGGCAGCTGTATAATTTGCCAAAG GACAGGAGCAACATGTTCCACACTATCATGATGTTTTTGTACATAATCAAAATGAAGGAGTCAGGAATGCTGGG GAGGGTGAATCTGGGCTTGTCTGGAGTGAATGTTCTGTGGATTTTTGGAGAATAA